The segment ATTATCACTAATCCCTAGTTCATCCGGCAAGAAATAAAATTTAACTGACATGGCTTCATTGTTTTGGTTTATAATATGTAAAATTGTGGTGAAGTGCGTGACTCAATTTTACCAGTTTCCAGATTCCTAAAAAGAAATTTAATCTCGTGTAACTCCAAGATATTTATTTCTTGCGGATATTCTTTTTGCAGTTGTTGTTTTAGTTTTTGGATATTTTCATCAGATATCTTATCACTTTCACAATAACAGCTAAAGATATCTTGAGAAAATAAAAAGTTATTAGCCTTATTATCTTCATAAAGACTAATAGCTTCTGAAAAAGCCTCCTCCTGATTTTGTGCTTTTAAAAGTTGTCTCTCATTTGGATAAGGCTTCCAGGACAAAACGTCATTACAAACTAACTTGATAGAAACATAGTAGTATCCCATGACATTGTTATTTGATTTGGTTTGAAATTATGTTGATTTTAAAGTTCAAAGTAGAGATTAATGTAAAATTTTTACTTTAATCGATACCTTTTAAAGAAAAGTTTTTTCTTTAATTGTGCATCCAGCAGGATTCGAACCTGCGACCATCGCCTTAAAAGGGCGCTGCTCTACCAACTGAGCTATGGATGCGAAAATAAATTATACTCTATAATACAGAATTATATATTTGTTAGCAAGCCCAACCTCTTATATAATACTGCCTTCTACCTGTCTATAGACTGCGACAGTAAAAGCGGACATATATACAAAGTGGCAATTAATCAAAGGTGCTTATAAGAAAATCGCCACCAAGGCAAAAAGCACTTCTGCATCATACTGAAATCCCTTGAAAAAATCAAGGGATTAAGAAAAGGCCTATTTTTTGATAATCGCAAGAGAAATAACTATTCGCAAAGCAATTAGATTGAAGTAATAACAAAGCGGACCAAGGCGTATGAAGTAAAGATAACAACTAGTCCCAGTATTGCCCAAACAATAATATCACGGCCTTTTTTTATTTTCTCGCTACTACCCGCTGCCAACATCCAGGTAAACCCTCCATAGATAACCATTAGCAAAGCTAAAGAGCCAATAACACCTAATACAGCGCTAATGATCTTTCCAATAAGCGTTGGAACATCACTGCTACCAATAGGGTTGGTGAGGGAGACGGTTTTAGCTGAATTTGGGTCATTACCACCAGGTGGATTTCCGCCCGGAATATCACTGTCCGGTAGAGCAAAAGTTAGTCCTGGAAGCATTAATAAAATGAATAGGCAGACTCCTAATATTATTTTAATTCTCTTTATTTCCATATATTTATTTTATACTTCTATTATATCAAAAAATATACAAAGAAAAAAGCGCCGGCAAGATTTCTACCAGGCGCTTATTATTCAACTCAATATTTATTATTCTATCCATGCCCTGATGCTTATATCATCCTCGGCAACTACAACCGCTTTTCCTCCCCATTTAAAATAGTGGGAATTAATTCCGGCCGTTTTACCTATCATATCTTCTTTAGTTGGCTGGTAGTCATAGGTGGTTCTTTCTACCACTGAAAAATCACCAGAGCTTTCAAAAATAATTTTCGATTCATCCGGAAACGAAAGTAGGGTTTTTCTTTCACCTTTTTTTAGATGGAAAACCTTTTCTTTTTTTGTATCAGAGTACTGATTGTTTTCTTGCTTATCAGACTCATTACTTTCTTCCTTCTTTTCATTAGCATGCTTGAAAAGAAAATTTTGAATATCTTTGTACAGATTATCATTCTTTTCAATTGCTTTAGCCATATCAAGCATCGTACTAATATTCTTGTCAATTCTTTGACCTATACTCTTTGTAAGACTGGTATCTGCCCCTTGTCTCATGTATGATACTTGTAGACTAGTCAGAGAATCATTTTCTTTTTGTAGCCTTGTAAAGTGTATCTTCGCATCCATACTGGGCTTGAAGTCATCAAAATTATTTAGGTCTCTATTCTTTCTATTTGAAACTATGGTATCAGTAGTAACCGGGAAATATTTGCAAAAGACATATTGTCCTGTCAAAATTATAATTGCAAAAATTAAAAACCCAGTAATTCCAAAGGTTTTACCATAACTTTTTTTTAAGTTATATGATAAGACCCCAATTACTCCTAATAGTATTACCGGAATAATTATATACCAGGCATCGATATTCTCTTTAAACGACTGAGCAATTACCGCACAAGCGATAATCGCAAAAATTACAATTACTATGTGTGACTTAAAACTCTGATAAAATTGTTTCATTATTCTTCTTTTTTTTAGTTTGGTTTAAAAATTTTTACTAACATCCTCGGCAACAACTCCATCACAAATTCAGCAAGTATATCAATACTGAATAATGTACCAAGGCCATACTTCCCACTAACACCCCGTTTAGTAGGTTCATCTTGCTTAATAGATGAAGAGCTACCTGTTGAAGCAGTGTTAATATTTCTTATGTCATCAATCGTACTTTCTAGAAATGGATCTCCGACTGAATCAGAGGCCGGATTATTCAACTTTTTCATTACTATATTCCATGCTTCTAGGCACTCTTCTCTAAATGCAACTGGTACATAAAGGAATGATGCTATTGAAAAAATGAATGTTCCAAACCAGAAATATCGTTCCCAATTACTTGAAGGAACTTCGGGCTTACTAATTAAAGCATCACCAAATCCGATTAGAAAACAGACAATCCATAACACAACTGATGTTAATAACATGATCCCGCAAAGTTTGTTATTTCTCCTTGCTTTTCGCTTTGCTTCTGTATCTGGTTCCGCTTCTCTTTTAAGCTCAATATGAGCAGTCTTACGTATACCTGAAACTCTTGCACTCACTTTTATTTCCTGTCCTGGAGATAGTTGATCAGGGATACTTAGAGTACAAATTCCTTCAGTGTTTGTGGTTACGGCCTTCTTCTTTAGTAACCAAAAAAAAGTTACTTTTCTTCCACCTACTCCGTTACCCCTCTCATCGGTAACAGTAGCGTTCACGATTGCATCTCCAGTATCATTATCAACAACACCGTTAATATCAAGGTGTTCCGGGTCAACACTTGGCGTTTTTCTTAGCTTTTCCAAACTGACACTAAAACTTTTTTCTTCAACTCTACCCTTGAGAAAAATTCTTAGGTTGATACTTTTACCGGCTTCTTTTAATTCTGGCTCATAGGTGAATCCTGCAATACCCATGTCATCTGTTGTGCTTACTCCTATCATTTCAGTAGCTTTTTTAAGAACAACATCTATTGACGGGACTGCATTGCCATTTAATGTTACTCTTGCCTCAATTGGAATAATAAAATTTGATGAATCTGGATCAATTCTACCTATGTCTAATTTTATTTCCCATTTAGGCGTGGTAGGGGCTTGTGTACTTTGATTGTTTTTAGCCATTATAGCTTCTCCTTTTATTTTATGATTAATTTTAAAATTTCTTTCCAAAATTCTGTAATATACAATTATATCACTTTTGTCATATATTGTCAATAGCATGGCTTATATGCTAAAATAAGGCTATGATTAGCCATATTTTAAAATATATTATTTAATTCCACCTATAAATAAAGAAAATACTACATACATCTGTCATCCCCGACTTGGTCGGGGATCTCGTGAATAATAGGAAATATTAATTTTATTCAGATCCCCGCCTACGCGGGGATGACGTATTAAAATAGCGGGGATGACAGAAGAAAATCATGGATGACATTTATATTATAAATCTGGGCTAGATCCCCGCCTTCGCGGGGATGACAGAAAAATAACGGGGATGACAGCAACATTAAACCTTTAAACATTATAACCTTATAACTATAACGCTATTCCAAATGCGCTCTCTCTTCCCAATCCCCTAGCTGCTTACGAACCGCTGGATAATTTTTAAGCGTTGCATCTGCTTCAATTAAATCCAAAGCAGCTTCCCGAGCTTTCTTAATTAATTCAAGATCATAAAAATTTGCCATCTTTAATTCTGGAAAACCTTTTTGTTCAAGACCATAGACTTCCCCTGGTCCACGAAACTTCAAGTCAGCTCGAGCTAAATCAAAACCACTATCAAAATGTAAAAGGGCTGATAATCGCTCTTGAGACTTTGGATCAGTAGTTTCGGTCATAAGAAAACAATATGATTGATAAACACTGCGACCAACACGACCTCGGTACTGATGTAATTGTGCCAATCCAAATCGATCAGCATCTTCAATCATCATCACAGTAGCATTTGGAATATCAACACCAATTTCAATCACTGAAGTAGCGATTAATAATTGAATTTTCCCAGAAGAAAACTCTTGCATCACGTGTTCTCGTTGTTCTGCTTTTAATCGACCATGTAATAGTCCAACTGTAAAATCTTTAAAAACTCCCTGATCCAGTCGCTTAAATTCAGAATTTACTGAACGCACACCAAGTTTGTCTGAGGGTTCAATTAAAGGACAAACGATAAAGGCCTGACGACCACTGGAAAGTTCATTGGCAATAAAAGCATAGGTGCTCTCACGATCAGTTTCTCCGGAGAGTTTGGTAATAATCTTTTTTCGTCCCACCGGCATCTGCTTGATGATAGAAATATCCAAATCACCATACATTGCCAAAGCCAAACTTCGTGGAATGGGAGTTGCGGTCATGGACAGTAGATGAGGCATCTCGCCTTTCGCAACTTTTGCCGTTAAGAGTCCACGTTGTTCAACACCAAAACGATGCTGCTCATCAATAATCGCCAACGCTAAATTATTAAAGCTAACAGCTTCTTGTATTAAACTATGGGTGCCGATAATAACCATTGCTTCACCAGAAGCAATACTAGCAAGCATTTCTTTTTTGGGAATTTTGGCTGTTTCTTCCCCTGGTAATTTTATGAGCTGATAACTACGAGTGAAGAGAGCGATTGCAAAATTACAATCTTTGAAAATTGTTTCGGTCAAGGTTTTAAAATGCTGAAAGGCCAAAATCTCCGTTGGAACCATTAAAGCTGTTTGCTGACTGTTTAAAGCAGCATTGTAAGCTGCAAGACTGGCCACAATAGTTTTTCCAGAACCAACATCACCTTGAAGCAATCGCAACATTGGTTTAGTTTTTCCCATATCTTGAATAATCTCCCAGGCACTTTTTTTCTGATCAGTTGTTAAATCAAAAGATATACCCTGAACAAATGTCTTAGTTGCTTCCTCATTAAAAATAACTTCCGGAGCGATTAAACTTAGAAATTCCTGACGCTGTTTTTGCGCCCGCAGTTGTAATAGAAATAATTCATTAAATCCCAGACGATCTTTAGCTGATTTCAAGTCTTCAACACTTTTTGGAAAATGAATATTTCGAATAGCTAAAGCCAGGCTCTCTAATTTATACTTCTGTATCACTGCTTCAGGTACCCAATCTAAAACTGAATCGGCTAGAACGACAATCTGAGCTATGGCTGAACGTAATTGTTTTTGACTAATTGATGAGGTCAAATGATACATCGGAATAATCCCCTGCGTATGAATCGCCTTTCCACTAGAAACTTTTTCATACACTGGTGACGTCATCACTAATCCGGTAAAATCTTCTGTCACGCGACCGGCTAACGACAAATGATCACCAACTCGCAGTGACCTTGTCAAAAACGGTTGATTAAACCAAATCACTCGGAGCATTTCAGTGCCATCACTGATCAAGGCTTCGGTAATGTTCATCCGTCGACGTGGGCTTCGTTTATTTTGGATTAATTCTAGTTGCCCAGTAACAGTAACTGTTTGTCCTACCTCTAAATCAGCAATCTTTACTGTCTCTCGTAAATCATCATAGCGAAAGGGAAAATAATATAATAAGTCAGCCACAGTCTGTAAATCCAGACGTCGCAAATTTGAGGCCGTCACTGTCCCCACTCGCTTTAATTCTGTTAGAGACGTTGAAATGTCCATAGAGTTATATATAGATAACGATACAGAATACGGTCAGAAAAATCAAAAACCCCTGAAGAATAGTCAGAGGGTTTTGAGTTTAATATTGTACGCAAATTCACGTCTTCTCTTTTTTGCACCAGACCCCGCAGACGCAGGAATGACAGTAATAAATACTACTTTATAACTTTTAACTTTAAAACCTTTTACTGGTATTTGTGTCTCCGGTAGGAATCGAACCTACATTTTAAGATCCGCAATCTCATGTCCTATCCATTGAACGACGGAGACGAATGCCTAATATAAATAAGACAAGATGACTATATCATACTATATAAAATTTGTCACCGGGTCTCTGCTATGTTCAAAAACAGCTAATTGATTACAGCCAAGCTGGAATTTACTATAGCGCTTTACACTAAATTTATTCAGAACTGCCAATTTAGTAATCTCGGCTTTGGTCCAATAATGTTTATGTTCAGCAATATTATCTTTTTCCAGAAAACCAACTCGAGCTAATAATTCCAGAATGGGTTTGGCCAAAGGTGTTGGGGTAGTTAAGAATATTCTACCACCTGGCCTGAGAATGGTTTTAAATGTATTAAAAATTTTAAATACTTCATCCATTTCAATATGTTCAACCACGGCTAAAGCGATAATCGTATCGCAACTAGTTTTGTCCATTATTGAATGATCATAGTTTACAAGCAGATATGTTCCACTCACATATTTTTTTAGCTCACCCTTATTACCACCAAAATCCATGACATCACCAACCAAATATGGTTTTACCATTTTAAAACGATAATTCTGAAGAAATTTTTCTAAAAAAAGAGAGGCAGCGATCATACTATGATATGTTTATATTTAATATATAACTAACAAATAAAATTCTTACCAACGTCCTCCCCCTCCTCCGCCAAAACCACCACCAGAAAATCCTCCACCCCTAGAACCAGACCCGCTTGATATAGTTGCAATGCTTCTTGATACCTCAGAAGAGAAGCTTGTAATACCTTGAGTAAATGAATCTACATTAAACATAGCTGTACCAATATACCACGAACCAATAGTTGGTTGAATATGCATTTCTTTCATAGCGTTAACCAATCTATCAGTCACTCCAAAAACCATAGCATATGGCAACACTTGCATAAAAATATTTTCTTTTTCAAAAAATGGTTGTCGATATTTTTCTGTACCACTAACAAATAGTTTATAACCCAGTGCTTGAC is part of the Candidatus Falkowbacteria bacterium genome and harbors:
- the recG gene encoding ATP-dependent DNA helicase RecG, whose protein sequence is MDISTSLTELKRVGTVTASNLRRLDLQTVADLLYYFPFRYDDLRETVKIADLEVGQTVTVTGQLELIQNKRSPRRRMNITEALISDGTEMLRVIWFNQPFLTRSLRVGDHLSLAGRVTEDFTGLVMTSPVYEKVSSGKAIHTQGIIPMYHLTSSISQKQLRSAIAQIVVLADSVLDWVPEAVIQKYKLESLALAIRNIHFPKSVEDLKSAKDRLGFNELFLLQLRAQKQRQEFLSLIAPEVIFNEEATKTFVQGISFDLTTDQKKSAWEIIQDMGKTKPMLRLLQGDVGSGKTIVASLAAYNAALNSQQTALMVPTEILAFQHFKTLTETIFKDCNFAIALFTRSYQLIKLPGEETAKIPKKEMLASIASGEAMVIIGTHSLIQEAVSFNNLALAIIDEQHRFGVEQRGLLTAKVAKGEMPHLLSMTATPIPRSLALAMYGDLDISIIKQMPVGRKKIITKLSGETDRESTYAFIANELSSGRQAFIVCPLIEPSDKLGVRSVNSEFKRLDQGVFKDFTVGLLHGRLKAEQREHVMQEFSSGKIQLLIATSVIEIGVDIPNATVMMIEDADRFGLAQLHQYRGRVGRSVYQSYCFLMTETTDPKSQERLSALLHFDSGFDLARADLKFRGPGEVYGLEQKGFPELKMANFYDLELIKKAREAALDLIEADATLKNYPAVRKQLGDWEERAHLE
- a CDS encoding methyltransferase domain-containing protein; the encoded protein is MIAASLFLEKFLQNYRFKMVKPYLVGDVMDFGGNKGELKKYVSGTYLLVNYDHSIMDKTSCDTIIALAVVEHIEMDEVFKIFNTFKTILRPGGRIFLTTPTPLAKPILELLARVGFLEKDNIAEHKHYWTKAEITKLAVLNKFSVKRYSKFQLGCNQLAVFEHSRDPVTNFI